The following are encoded in a window of Ignicoccus islandicus DSM 13165 genomic DNA:
- a CDS encoding methionine adenosyltransferase, with product MKNVVVSRLQLPLQDEIDTEIVERKGTGHPDYISDAVSEEASRQLSLYYLKEFGHVLHHNLDKTLLVGGQANPRFGGGEVLHPIYIIISGRAITEVNTEDGKVLVPVGTIVIEAAKRWLRENLPHLDTDKDVVVDYKIGRGSADLVGVFELGKTVPLANDTSVGVGYAPFSTLEKVVYNVERKLNSKETKSKIKALGEDIKVMGLRLGNKIKLTVAAAIVSSEVRDAGEYMAVKEEVKEVVEGVAREFAPNHDIEVYVNTADEPSKGIYYITVTGTSSEQGDDGMTGRGNRVNGLITPMRPMSMEAAAGKNPVSHVGKLYNVMANRIAQKVVEEVPESKEVYVELLSQIGRPITDPLVATIRVKGELTPTLEKRVKEIVDEMLDTIPQLTKEIIEGKVQLF from the coding sequence ATGAAGAACGTAGTAGTTTCTAGGCTACAGCTACCTTTACAAGACGAAATAGACACCGAAATAGTAGAGAGGAAGGGCACCGGACACCCCGACTACATTTCCGATGCTGTATCTGAAGAAGCGAGTAGGCAATTGTCGCTTTACTACCTCAAGGAATTCGGACACGTATTGCACCACAATCTCGATAAGACGCTCCTAGTGGGAGGTCAAGCCAATCCGAGGTTCGGCGGAGGAGAGGTTCTCCATCCCATATATATCATAATTTCCGGTAGGGCAATTACCGAGGTTAATACTGAAGACGGTAAGGTACTAGTACCTGTGGGAACCATAGTAATAGAGGCAGCTAAGAGGTGGTTAAGGGAGAACTTACCTCATCTAGACACTGATAAGGACGTAGTAGTAGACTATAAGATTGGTAGGGGATCTGCAGACCTAGTAGGCGTATTCGAACTAGGTAAAACTGTCCCACTGGCGAACGATACTTCCGTAGGCGTTGGATACGCCCCATTTAGTACTTTAGAGAAAGTAGTGTACAACGTAGAGAGGAAACTCAACTCTAAGGAGACGAAGAGCAAGATAAAGGCCCTAGGAGAAGACATAAAGGTAATGGGACTTAGACTAGGCAACAAAATAAAGCTAACCGTTGCTGCCGCCATAGTTAGCTCGGAAGTTAGGGACGCTGGGGAATACATGGCAGTGAAGGAGGAGGTAAAGGAAGTTGTTGAAGGCGTCGCGAGAGAGTTCGCTCCCAACCACGATATAGAGGTTTACGTAAATACAGCGGACGAACCGAGCAAGGGAATATACTACATAACCGTTACTGGAACCAGCTCCGAACAAGGCGACGATGGAATGACCGGGAGAGGAAACAGGGTAAACGGTCTCATTACGCCCATGAGGCCAATGAGCATGGAAGCAGCCGCTGGGAAGAACCCAGTCAGTCACGTAGGTAAGCTATACAACGTTATGGCTAACCGCATAGCCCAGAAGGTGGTTGAAGAAGTTCCTGAAAGCAAGGAGGTGTACGTCGAACTGTTAAGCCAAATAGGTAGGCCGATAACGGATCCGTTAGTGGCTACGATAAGAGTTAAGGGAGAGCTCACTCCAACGCTTGAAAAGAGAGTCAAAGAGATAGTAGACGAAATGCTGGATACGATACCGCAGTTAACGAAGGAAATAATAGAGGGTAAGGTCCAACTCTTCTAA
- a CDS encoding helicase C-terminal domain-containing protein, with protein sequence MLRPWQETFVKESLREISSKESVVIAIESPTGSGKTLTALKILERSLIEGYAKKGYFLVRTSTQVIPPIRDAEKFELKLQLMPLVGKEKSCPLGSSIVNMCKECPWRDRIAGPPVSWTKVFEWIESTKRSNKCPYMSMRRLIDNYDVVVMPYAYLTPSIANAMKFEVKDSILVFDEAHNVFNFMREEEIEVTSVKKLISKLPNFLRYVHERMGVHIDSESLIEVMKSLKRMLKELEAYQAISGKSVRVREIKDSIGPEISLLRKDLESIVSLLAFNSDPKYDIGEKVLSIIKALELLRERDTMAYYERGVLKIKELRPWISKYVDRVRGIILLSGTMPSKEFLERAIGRVDLYLSLFEMKSELEEYFKLYRPENVEVIIVTDYTSKYKVRYDLSMIKAREMVEEATFRLVDLLNGIGLLVYPSFSMLKAVKSDLLVTSKKTGVPLVFNERGRGSEVLNRAKALGKCVIAAVARDQLTEGIEITENGRSLIKVVSVIGAPYPLPSPFLEDVAKALGDKDGSVLWKLYEEEMLMRVKQAIGRLVRNPEDKGIVILADNRFSNFKNELGKYRKLHEVTASQLLQAVRSETSRRR encoded by the coding sequence ATGCTTCGACCATGGCAAGAGACGTTCGTTAAGGAAAGCCTAAGGGAAATCTCTTCGAAGGAATCCGTTGTGATAGCTATAGAGTCTCCAACTGGAAGCGGAAAAACGCTCACTGCCCTAAAGATCCTCGAGAGATCCCTGATCGAGGGATACGCGAAGAAGGGTTACTTCTTAGTAAGGACATCTACCCAAGTAATTCCACCAATAAGAGACGCAGAGAAGTTCGAACTAAAGCTACAGCTCATGCCCTTAGTTGGAAAAGAGAAGAGCTGTCCGTTAGGTTCTAGCATAGTTAACATGTGCAAGGAGTGTCCATGGAGAGACAGGATAGCGGGCCCTCCAGTTAGTTGGACCAAGGTTTTCGAATGGATAGAGTCCACTAAGCGTTCAAATAAATGTCCTTATATGAGTATGAGAAGACTCATAGACAATTACGACGTAGTAGTAATGCCTTACGCTTACTTAACCCCATCTATTGCGAACGCAATGAAGTTCGAGGTGAAGGACTCCATATTGGTCTTTGACGAAGCACACAACGTATTCAACTTCATGAGGGAAGAGGAAATAGAAGTAACTTCAGTTAAGAAGTTGATATCGAAGCTACCTAACTTCCTTAGGTACGTACATGAGAGAATGGGCGTTCACATAGACTCCGAAAGCTTGATCGAGGTGATGAAATCGTTGAAGAGAATGCTAAAGGAATTGGAGGCTTACCAAGCGATTTCCGGAAAGAGCGTTAGAGTGAGGGAAATAAAGGACTCAATCGGTCCGGAAATCTCGCTCCTAAGGAAGGACTTGGAATCCATTGTTAGCCTACTGGCTTTCAATTCCGATCCCAAGTACGATATCGGCGAAAAGGTGCTGTCCATTATCAAGGCATTGGAGCTATTAAGGGAAAGAGACACAATGGCGTATTACGAGAGAGGGGTGCTAAAGATAAAGGAATTGAGGCCATGGATCTCGAAATACGTGGACAGAGTTAGGGGAATAATATTATTAAGCGGGACGATGCCCTCGAAGGAATTCTTGGAAAGGGCCATTGGAAGGGTCGATCTATATCTTTCCCTATTCGAAATGAAGTCTGAACTGGAAGAGTACTTTAAGCTTTATAGACCAGAGAACGTTGAGGTAATTATAGTAACTGATTACACCAGTAAGTACAAAGTTAGGTACGATCTCTCGATGATTAAAGCCAGGGAAATGGTAGAGGAGGCGACGTTCCGCCTGGTAGACTTGCTCAACGGCATCGGGCTTCTTGTATACCCATCTTTTTCCATGCTCAAAGCGGTTAAAAGCGACTTGTTAGTTACTTCGAAGAAGACCGGCGTCCCGCTGGTGTTCAACGAGAGAGGCAGAGGTAGTGAGGTCTTAAATAGGGCAAAGGCTTTGGGCAAGTGCGTGATAGCTGCAGTAGCTAGGGACCAGTTAACTGAAGGCATTGAGATAACCGAGAACGGTAGGAGTTTAATAAAGGTTGTGAGCGTAATAGGGGCGCCTTATCCACTACCATCACCCTTCTTGGAGGACGTGGCCAAGGCTTTAGGAGATAAGGACGGAAGCGTTTTATGGAAATTGTATGAGGAAGAGATGCTCATGAGAGTCAAGCAAGCAATAGGGAGACTCGTTAGGAATCCGGAGGACAAGGGAATCGTTATCCTTGCGGACAACAGGTTCTCTAACTTTAAAAACGAGCTTGGGAAATACAGGAAACTACACGAAGTTACCGCTTCGCAGTTATTACAAGCCGTTCGTTCAGAGACCTCACGGCGGCGTTAG
- a CDS encoding UbiD family decarboxylase, translated as MSEDLRSHLELLEREGLLRKVSIPVDPIKEIPEILRELYARKYDKAVLFENLKGFEDWKALVNLFGSMKLVEKALGTSDLEGLGERFLAPFKGRPEGLVDKIKMLGDVIGIGKYLPKKVRKGPVEQIEREPDLLSIPAFKTWPKDASRYLTYALTITKDPDTGIHNFGVYRIMLYSPRRAVIHWQIHKRGAQHYFKYKERGEEMPVVIAIGGDPVTLLTGALPVPEGIDKYLFAGVLKGSPVQVIEVNGLLAPTNAEALLIGHVNPNEVAWEGPFGDHTGYYTPRDLYPVFHLERMITRRDPIYYGTVVGKPLTEDAYIGKATERIFLPFIKFLLPEVVDVNLPPEGLFHGIAIVSIKKKYPGHAKKVIHALWGLGQMAFTKVVIVVDEDVNVHDWGQVAYALASTVDPKRDVLLTEGDVVDVLDHTTPTPPVGSKMGIDATRKWKEECGYEWPEEVEGDPRIREIVARRWNEYGL; from the coding sequence ATGAGCGAAGACTTGAGGTCCCATTTGGAACTGCTCGAGAGGGAGGGCTTGCTTAGGAAGGTTTCGATTCCAGTTGATCCAATTAAGGAAATACCGGAAATTCTAAGGGAATTGTACGCTAGGAAATACGATAAAGCTGTATTGTTTGAGAACTTGAAAGGCTTCGAGGACTGGAAGGCGTTAGTGAACTTGTTCGGTTCAATGAAGTTGGTAGAGAAGGCCCTCGGAACTAGCGATCTGGAAGGACTGGGTGAGAGGTTCCTAGCTCCCTTTAAGGGCAGACCCGAGGGCCTCGTTGATAAAATAAAGATGCTTGGGGACGTAATAGGAATTGGAAAGTACTTGCCTAAGAAGGTGAGAAAAGGTCCAGTGGAGCAAATCGAGAGGGAGCCAGATCTCCTTTCGATTCCAGCCTTCAAGACGTGGCCCAAGGACGCCTCGAGGTACTTAACCTATGCCTTGACTATCACTAAGGACCCTGATACCGGGATACATAACTTCGGGGTATATAGAATAATGCTCTATTCTCCACGAAGAGCAGTTATACATTGGCAGATACACAAGAGGGGAGCTCAACACTACTTCAAGTATAAGGAAAGAGGCGAGGAGATGCCCGTGGTAATAGCGATAGGCGGCGATCCGGTCACTTTGCTTACGGGAGCCTTACCTGTGCCTGAGGGAATAGACAAATATTTGTTCGCTGGAGTGCTCAAGGGGTCTCCGGTTCAAGTTATAGAAGTTAACGGCCTCCTAGCGCCGACCAACGCTGAAGCCTTACTTATAGGTCACGTTAATCCCAATGAAGTTGCTTGGGAGGGACCGTTCGGTGATCACACGGGCTACTATACTCCGAGGGACCTATACCCAGTTTTCCACTTAGAAAGAATGATCACCAGGAGGGACCCAATTTACTACGGCACTGTGGTAGGGAAGCCCTTAACTGAAGACGCTTACATAGGGAAGGCAACGGAAAGGATCTTCCTGCCCTTCATTAAGTTCCTATTGCCAGAGGTGGTAGACGTAAACTTGCCTCCCGAAGGGCTGTTTCACGGCATAGCAATAGTTTCGATAAAGAAAAAGTATCCCGGTCACGCTAAGAAAGTCATACACGCCCTCTGGGGTTTGGGTCAAATGGCCTTCACTAAGGTCGTAATAGTGGTGGACGAGGACGTCAACGTTCACGACTGGGGGCAAGTGGCTTACGCCTTGGCCTCCACGGTCGATCCCAAGAGAGACGTTCTCCTAACTGAAGGCGACGTGGTGGACGTTTTAGATCACACAACCCCAACTCCGCCAGTAGGTTCGAAAATGGGCATAGATGCCACCAGGAAGTGGAAGGAGGAATGCGGCTACGAGTGGCCCGAGGAAGTTGAGGGAGACCCTAGGATAAGGGAAATCGTTGCGAGAAGGTGGAATGAATACGGTCTCTAA
- a CDS encoding TIGR04084 family radical SAM/SPASM domain-containing protein, translating to MPHATSKCNLSCKYCGGSWPPDLMPPYPTYEVSDLRRYLEAVDRDPKIVFYGGEPLLNPKFIIEVMDEIEATYGIQTNATLHHLLPPRYWARFHAVLISVDGPEEFNDSRRGKGTYKKAIELLNKVKGLGVERIIARMAVDAESDIYRDVSHLLQKFPYVHWQLSVDWVDEWDLIGWARSSYLPGIRRLAEEFVKTYEETGEVLGIIPFIAILKAHKEPWEGVPCGAGYSAYSILTDGTITACPIAVKEKWARVGNIFSMEPPKVVKPEVSECNGCKYRSYCGGRCLYWLMERYWGNEGFAKICLVTKRFIETFLEVVGPLIDKMSSEKVVLEYDPTKDSTEAIP from the coding sequence GTCGTGGCCACCCGACCTCATGCCCCCATATCCCACCTATGAGGTCAGCGACTTAAGGAGGTACTTGGAAGCTGTAGATAGAGATCCTAAAATAGTATTCTATGGAGGTGAACCGTTACTAAACCCGAAATTCATCATTGAGGTTATGGACGAAATTGAGGCGACCTACGGTATCCAAACTAACGCGACCTTACACCACCTACTTCCTCCTAGGTATTGGGCGAGGTTCCACGCTGTTCTCATATCCGTAGATGGTCCGGAGGAATTCAATGACTCTAGGAGAGGGAAAGGTACGTACAAGAAGGCCATCGAACTTCTCAACAAAGTTAAGGGGCTTGGAGTTGAGAGAATAATAGCTAGGATGGCGGTTGATGCGGAAAGCGATATCTATAGGGACGTAAGCCACTTACTCCAGAAGTTTCCATACGTTCATTGGCAGCTGTCGGTAGATTGGGTAGACGAATGGGACCTAATCGGTTGGGCTAGGAGTAGCTACCTTCCGGGAATAAGGAGGTTAGCGGAGGAATTCGTCAAGACCTACGAGGAAACGGGAGAAGTGTTGGGTATAATTCCGTTCATCGCAATATTAAAGGCTCACAAGGAGCCTTGGGAAGGAGTTCCTTGCGGAGCGGGGTATTCAGCTTACTCTATATTGACTGATGGTACTATTACTGCTTGCCCGATTGCCGTGAAGGAGAAGTGGGCGAGGGTCGGCAACATATTCTCAATGGAACCACCTAAGGTAGTGAAGCCGGAAGTAAGCGAGTGTAACGGATGCAAATATAGGAGTTATTGCGGAGGTAGGTGTTTGTACTGGTTGATGGAGAGGTATTGGGGAAACGAAGGCTTCGCGAAAATATGCTTGGTTACTAAGAGATTCATTGAAACGTTCCTTGAAGTAGTAGGTCCCCTCATAGACAAGATGAGTTCCGAGAAAGTCGTTTTAGAGTACGACCCTACCAAGGACTCTACCGAAGCAATACCCTAG
- a CDS encoding DNA topoisomerase VI subunit B: MTAVVRREQYRGMGAAEFFYRNKEIAGFGNPVRAIYQTIRELVENSLDATEVHGILPRITIQVEEVDKEKGVYRVIVDDNGIGIPPDKAPYAFGRVLYSSKYVARQTRGMYGLGVKMAVLYGQMTTGKPTVVITSPMGYSKSYKFKVKVGVKTNEPEVLERSEAFKSAKWHGTRVIIELEADWRRARNKVLEYVKRTAIVSPYADITLVTPEGLLIRYPRTTTKLPRPPKEVKPHPKGVDVEMMKQLIDKTTAKSLVQFLVSEFQSIGPKTAQTLVSMAHLDPSMNPKALTDSQIKALVDAFREYPRFKPPSAEALSPIGEELIKIGLRSVLKPEFVEAVTRRPSAYEGHPFIVEVGIAYGGEIPPSDAPILYRYANKIPLLYDEKSDVAWKVVGESIDWSNYKVTFPAPLVVLTHIASTKIPYKGVGKESVADIPEIEKELKLAVQEVARKLKAYLTKKEKEEEVQKRVVTLMKYVPEVSRSLSILSIDPKRRKPKVEEKVIEEKLKEVIAKKLGLRKEELPEVVVEIE, encoded by the coding sequence ATGACCGCTGTAGTGAGAAGGGAGCAATACAGGGGAATGGGGGCAGCGGAGTTCTTCTACCGAAACAAAGAGATAGCGGGATTCGGCAACCCTGTCAGAGCCATTTATCAGACCATAAGGGAGCTCGTGGAGAACTCGCTGGACGCAACGGAAGTACACGGCATACTTCCGAGAATAACGATCCAAGTAGAGGAAGTGGATAAAGAGAAGGGCGTGTATAGAGTTATAGTGGACGATAACGGAATAGGAATTCCACCCGATAAGGCCCCATATGCTTTCGGAAGGGTACTTTACAGTTCCAAGTACGTTGCCAGACAGACCAGGGGAATGTACGGGTTAGGCGTAAAGATGGCCGTACTCTATGGTCAAATGACCACGGGAAAGCCTACTGTAGTTATCACCTCTCCGATGGGGTATTCGAAGAGCTACAAGTTCAAGGTAAAGGTAGGCGTTAAAACTAACGAACCAGAGGTACTGGAGAGGAGCGAGGCCTTCAAGAGCGCTAAGTGGCACGGCACCCGAGTAATAATAGAATTAGAGGCCGATTGGAGGAGAGCTCGTAACAAGGTCCTAGAATACGTTAAGAGGACGGCAATAGTGTCGCCTTACGCAGACATAACGCTAGTGACGCCGGAAGGTCTCTTAATAAGGTATCCGAGAACTACGACCAAGCTCCCACGCCCACCCAAGGAGGTCAAGCCCCATCCGAAGGGCGTTGACGTGGAAATGATGAAACAACTAATAGATAAGACAACCGCTAAGAGCCTAGTTCAGTTCCTAGTAAGCGAGTTCCAGAGCATAGGCCCCAAGACGGCTCAAACCCTCGTAAGCATGGCTCACCTAGACCCCTCCATGAACCCGAAGGCGCTAACTGATTCCCAAATAAAGGCCCTAGTTGACGCCTTCAGGGAATACCCGAGGTTCAAGCCGCCTAGTGCGGAGGCCCTTTCACCAATTGGAGAAGAGTTAATTAAGATAGGTTTGAGAAGCGTACTGAAGCCCGAGTTCGTGGAAGCCGTTACTAGAAGGCCCTCGGCCTACGAAGGGCACCCCTTCATTGTCGAAGTGGGTATCGCTTACGGAGGAGAAATACCACCGAGCGATGCGCCGATACTCTATAGGTATGCCAACAAAATACCTCTATTATATGACGAGAAGAGCGACGTAGCTTGGAAGGTAGTTGGTGAAAGCATAGACTGGAGCAACTACAAGGTAACCTTCCCAGCGCCCTTAGTAGTTCTGACTCACATAGCTAGCACGAAGATACCTTACAAGGGCGTAGGTAAGGAGAGCGTGGCCGATATACCGGAAATTGAGAAAGAACTGAAGCTCGCCGTCCAAGAGGTAGCTAGGAAATTGAAGGCGTACCTCACGAAGAAGGAGAAGGAAGAGGAGGTTCAGAAGAGGGTAGTAACCCTCATGAAGTACGTTCCAGAAGTATCTAGGAGCTTATCGATATTGAGTATAGATCCAAAGAGGAGGAAACCGAAGGTGGAGGAAAAGGTTATCGAGGAGAAGCTGAAGGAAGTAATAGCGAAGAAACTTGGCTTGAGGAAGGAGGAACTGCCGGAGGTAGTGGTGGAAATAGAGTAA
- a CDS encoding PqqD family protein: MLRAEGEVIRVEGNKALLRKGKRKFEMGLGALLLWEAFKEGATVEEVRAQIIALTGMSRDEAERIVHEFVSIGMKSGLIVAPSP; encoded by the coding sequence ATGCTTAGAGCAGAAGGTGAAGTAATACGAGTGGAGGGAAACAAAGCCCTCTTGCGGAAGGGAAAAAGGAAGTTCGAGATGGGGCTCGGAGCCTTGCTATTATGGGAAGCTTTCAAGGAAGGTGCTACAGTGGAGGAGGTTAGGGCTCAAATTATCGCTCTAACCGGAATGAGCAGGGACGAAGCCGAGAGGATAGTCCACGAATTCGTCTCAATAGGTATGAAAAGCGGACTTATAGTCGCCCCATCGCCTTAA
- a CDS encoding radical SAM protein gives MDFDSVSEAEELWYYDLHDLMRMAEERRRKSVGDVVTFVANYNVNFTNVCTFRCPLCAFYRERNSRDAYFLSIERILREVAEAYALGATEIHIVGGLVPELTIEYFEELFREIKRRWRKLTIKALTATEISYIAKVNRSSVKEVLERLREAGLDAMPGGGAEILNDEVLKVIAPAKRASEWLRVIETAHELGIRTNATMLYGHVEKPRHIVEHILKVRRLQERTGGFLTFIPLKFKPWNTKLYEEGLVRDEVSAIYDAKVIAISRILLHGFIDNISVYWVAYGKKYASALLAFGGSDLVGTAFSEKIFNSASPHDSYASLDELAHYARTSGRVPAQRDTFFNVIRYL, from the coding sequence ATGGACTTCGACAGCGTTAGCGAAGCGGAGGAGTTGTGGTATTACGACCTCCACGATTTAATGAGAATGGCTGAAGAGAGGAGGAGGAAAAGCGTCGGAGACGTAGTAACCTTCGTTGCGAATTACAACGTTAACTTCACGAACGTCTGTACCTTTAGATGCCCCCTATGCGCCTTTTACAGAGAGAGGAACTCGCGTGACGCGTATTTCTTATCTATTGAACGAATACTGAGAGAGGTCGCAGAGGCCTACGCTCTAGGCGCGACCGAAATACACATAGTAGGTGGCTTAGTTCCAGAGCTAACTATAGAGTACTTCGAAGAGCTCTTTAGGGAAATAAAGAGGAGGTGGAGGAAACTAACCATTAAGGCCCTCACTGCGACCGAGATTTCCTATATAGCTAAAGTAAACAGGAGCTCGGTGAAGGAAGTCCTCGAACGACTGAGAGAGGCGGGCCTCGACGCAATGCCGGGAGGAGGAGCGGAAATACTGAACGACGAAGTCTTGAAAGTAATTGCCCCAGCCAAGAGGGCGAGCGAATGGCTTAGAGTAATTGAAACGGCTCACGAGCTTGGTATAAGGACCAACGCCACTATGTTGTACGGCCACGTAGAGAAACCGAGGCACATAGTGGAGCACATATTGAAGGTAAGGAGGTTGCAAGAAAGGACTGGGGGGTTCCTAACTTTCATTCCGTTGAAGTTCAAGCCTTGGAACACTAAGCTCTACGAGGAAGGCTTAGTAAGGGACGAGGTCTCCGCTATTTACGACGCAAAGGTAATAGCAATATCTCGAATTCTCCTCCACGGTTTCATAGACAACATCTCCGTTTATTGGGTGGCGTACGGGAAGAAGTACGCTTCAGCGCTCTTAGCTTTCGGCGGATCCGACTTAGTTGGAACTGCCTTTAGCGAGAAGATATTCAACTCCGCTTCGCCCCACGACTCGTACGCGAGCTTAGATGAGCTCGCTCATTACGCTAGGACTTCCGGAAGGGTACCCGCACAGAGGGATACCTTCTTTAATGTGATAAGATACTTATGA
- a CDS encoding orotidine 5'-phosphate decarboxylase / HUMPS family protein: MSIVVGERVTWERAKEPSLQIALDFTDLERAVWVASKVYDLVDILEVGTPLIKSEGMKAVKVLKAFNKPVFADTKTCDTGGLEAELAFSNGADAMSVMAFADDPVISEAIEVARNNGKKVVADLMFIKDPVERAKKLKELGVEVVELHVGISQQLKYGKGAEELAELASEIRKLGLKVAIAGGLKPSTIPKVLDKADVIVVGGYVTKSDDPRKAVVEVLKAMGRL; encoded by the coding sequence ATGAGCATTGTAGTGGGCGAGAGAGTGACGTGGGAGAGAGCTAAGGAACCTTCCCTACAAATAGCTTTGGACTTTACTGATTTGGAAAGGGCGGTATGGGTAGCCTCCAAGGTGTACGATCTAGTAGACATACTAGAGGTCGGCACGCCTCTAATAAAATCAGAAGGAATGAAAGCCGTTAAGGTACTGAAGGCCTTCAACAAACCTGTGTTCGCAGACACTAAAACGTGTGATACGGGAGGCTTGGAAGCCGAGCTCGCCTTCTCCAATGGGGCAGACGCGATGTCGGTAATGGCTTTCGCGGACGATCCAGTAATTTCGGAGGCAATAGAAGTTGCTAGGAACAATGGGAAGAAAGTAGTCGCGGACTTGATGTTCATCAAGGATCCAGTTGAAAGGGCAAAGAAGCTGAAGGAACTCGGCGTAGAGGTAGTGGAGTTACACGTAGGCATCTCGCAGCAGCTAAAGTACGGCAAGGGTGCTGAGGAGCTCGCCGAGCTCGCCTCAGAGATAAGGAAGCTGGGACTAAAGGTTGCAATAGCCGGCGGCTTGAAACCCTCTACTATCCCGAAAGTCTTGGACAAGGCCGACGTGATAGTCGTAGGAGGTTACGTAACCAAGAGCGACGATCCTAGGAAAGCGGTAGTCGAAGTACTTAAGGCGATGGGGCGACTATAA
- a CDS encoding U6 snRNA-associated Sm-like protein LSm6, with product MPRKSEEPVTGPENPLKHLRAAVGNLVLVKLKDGSEYVGQLELADNTMNLILKDCEELSPETGETIAKYDRILIRGSYVVYVSLDYLRAKMKEGK from the coding sequence ATGCCGAGAAAGAGCGAGGAACCAGTAACTGGTCCCGAAAACCCTCTAAAGCACTTGAGGGCTGCTGTAGGCAACTTGGTCCTAGTGAAGCTAAAGGACGGCAGCGAGTACGTTGGACAACTAGAACTAGCCGACAACACGATGAATTTAATATTGAAAGACTGCGAAGAGCTCTCGCCAGAGACAGGTGAGACCATAGCTAAGTACGATAGAATATTGATCAGAGGAAGTTACGTAGTCTACGTCAGTTTAGATTACTTGAGAGCTAAAATGAAGGAGGGTAAGTAG
- a CDS encoding HIT family protein, with protein MEYIKSVVKEEKPKGCLFCKVQEMDDEEALIVYRGQYNFVMLNAFPYNTGHVMIVPYRHVSSLEELSDNELLEAMQVTKRVMRALRELYSPDGFNVGWNVGRAAGAGIPGHVHLHLVPRWVGDANFMLTIGHTKVLPEALNETWRALREKLN; from the coding sequence ATGGAATATATAAAGAGCGTAGTTAAGGAGGAGAAACCGAAGGGCTGTCTATTCTGTAAGGTCCAAGAAATGGATGACGAGGAGGCCTTGATAGTTTATCGCGGTCAATACAACTTCGTAATGCTCAATGCCTTCCCTTATAATACCGGTCACGTCATGATCGTTCCTTACAGGCACGTTTCATCTTTAGAGGAATTGAGTGATAACGAACTATTGGAAGCCATGCAAGTAACGAAGAGAGTTATGAGAGCCTTGAGGGAGCTCTACTCACCGGATGGCTTTAACGTGGGTTGGAACGTGGGCAGGGCAGCAGGAGCTGGGATTCCAGGACACGTTCACTTACACCTAGTTCCTAGATGGGTGGGCGATGCCAACTTCATGTTAACCATTGGTCACACGAAGGTGCTTCCGGAGGCCCTCAACGAAACTTGGAGAGCGCTTAGGGAGAAGTTAAATTAG